The DNA segment TGGGCAAttgaataattgcatgaatgggACGGTGTTGGCAGTGAAGTGGTAACTCAGTGTACAAGATCATGCTTAAACCAACAATGTTCTATAAAATCTGATTTATTGTACATCATAAAGCTTAAAAAGCCGCTATCTTTTGTTTTTCACCAGGTTTTTCACCAGGTATAACTTACGATATGGTCTGAGCGATGGCGCCGGCTACACCTCCACATAGCAGGTTAATGTGCGTCTTCAGAACCAGGACCTCAGGGTTATCGAGTGATGGCTTTCCCAAGAGGTCTGGGAAATGAGCCAGTCCCAGACTCTTCAGTGTTCcgaatgtaaaaaaagaaaatcctggagaaaattcaatttaaaaaaaacacagtttacACATTGTATATACTGTAAAGGAATAGTATACAGCTAGTAGCATCACATTTAAAGTGACCTTGATGGGATGTGTCAATAATGCGTACAGTAGCatgtcttttgtttgtttgcattgataattattattttattaacattattatttctgggtttttcttcacagctctcaaaATGTTTGTCATCAGCTGGGTTAATTCTTTTTTCATTGTTGTATTTGCAATGCCTAATGTTTGTGCAATGACTCCCTTCTTTTCACAGCCTCAAAAATGGTTAGCTTTTCTCCCAAAGACAGTTCACTGGACTTTATGAAGGTGTATCCTTTTTAACAAATACAGTCTAAACAGGTGAAACCCAGAGCTCTAACCAAGAGCAGACATACAGATCTATTAAATGCTTAAACAGTCAATCTAATAGGACTCACCAGGGGGAAATAGGAAACATCTATCAGTCATCTGTTCCAAATATTTTTGATCACatgaaaaatgtgtgcatttacACAGAAGGGTCCCTGTCCTAAGCTGTTTAACACATCCAGAGTGTAAAGCAAAAACAAGAGAATcagccttgctgttccaatattttCGGAGTGGACGGTATACCTTAGAAACCGAATCTCATTTATGTCTACACTCCATTTCTAAGCATCCCACTGACTTCCATCATGTTTCAGTTTCAATTGAAGCTACAGAGAACAATTACTTATTTACATATTGTTAGGTCTCCAAGTTTGCATGTGACGTTTTGCGCAATACTGTTTTGTATATCTTCCACAACACACCCACTGACTGCATGTAGAATCTATCCTATAGACACTGAAATTGGCAGGTAAAAAAAGCTTTACCTGCATAGGGAGCCATGCCAATGATGGTTGGAATTAAACCACGGTAGAACCCAGGAATGCCGCCCTCCTTTGAAGAGAAAACacaattgaaaataaaaataaaagtgatgtGACTCATCATTCAAACCCAGCCTCTCTCTTATATACCTTCAGGTAGATGGTCTGGAAGGCGTTTCCTATGCCAGTGTAGCGATGCTCTCCAGTCACCTGAAACGCCAGGCGAGCACGAACAACATCAAGAGGATACGTACAAATGACTGCAGTCATTCCTATAAAAGAagagcaaacacacaccaaaacccaGTCTCAGCATGATTATAACAGCCTTAATACACCTGGCTGTACAACAAACGACTAAGATATCCATTTTCCATACCTGCCATAGACCCAGCCATTAACCGATGAACATGCCCAGATATTCCAAGCCGTGTACTGAGGaactacaaatacaaaataaaagaaacacactttatatattGGTATTTATAACTGTAGACCTTATACACACGTgcataaagtaaataaataaaataccttTTTATAGTTGTCAAAGGCCATGAATTGAATGGCTCCGTATGGAAAGATCCTGACCATCATGGCACCGTTTCCTTTGTAGAGCCCAAGGAAGCCCTCTTTTTTTGGTACAGCCCTGAGTGTAGCAAACACTCCTACAACATTCACAAGCATTATTGTACATTTTGATTTTGGCAGATGCATTTATTCAGAGCGTCCTACATACATGTCATTTAAACAActaagcagttgagggttaaaggctttgctcaagagcccaggggtagcagcttggcagtggtgGGATTTGTACACAACCTTCCTGACCACTGagatctaaatattaaatattaaatcttgCTTTAATCTGCAGTACTTACCTAAGTGTTTGTAATGAGGATTATGAGCTTGAAGTAAAATTTTCACTCTGTCCAGAGGTGCAATAGTGGTCTTGGCACAGCATCCTGCTACacctataaaaaataaaaaattaaaaatgacactGCATATTTAACACATGGGCAATAAATCCTATCACCTCACTGGCTCACAATGGCAGCCAATGACAAAATGAGCTTCTGTATATGCTGTATCTTGGAACCAGCTGCAGAAATGTCATGTCACTGTCCAAAAATGTGTTGTTCTAAGTCCAAAATACAAAGTCATTCTCAACCCACACTCCACAGTGAACAGTCCTAATCTAAATCAAGCAATAAATATTGCACAATCTAACTTATTCACATAAAGGAGATAAGCCAGTGTGCCCATAAAGCCTAATACTTAAACCTGTAACATACTAAGGAGCCCTTTATCAAACCTCAGTTTCAGCAGATGTTCCAGCTGAATTAGGCTGCAGTGTTTTGATGGTTCATATCACATTCACTTGTTCAAGCAAACTGCAGTATTTCTATTTAATGCAACATCTTATGGTAGGATTATGAATTCTATTGATTATCTATCTATTCGATTATCAATTAAAATACCTACATATAATAATCTTGTTCAATTTATTCAAGCAGAAGATATATTGAGCGGATTTTACCTCCTGCTACGAAGGAGCGGAGGAAGTAGTAGTAGTCCCTTTGCACAGTGTTTCCTCCTGCAATCGGAGACCGACCAGCGGAGGAGACGGAAGCTTCAGTCGCCATGCTGTGTGTGGATCAGCACTCAAGCAAACGCATCTCTTTGGCACAATCTGAAGAAGCATTAAAAGCAGAACACAGTAACATTTAAGAAAGAAGCACAAAATAGGTGgtacaaaccaacaaaaaactGTTCTCAATAAGTTCATACAAATTTCTCAACGgtaacaaaaaacacaaagacaaaaaaaatggcatccatataattttaatataataattcctTGTCCATCTGAAAATAATcttaagagatttttttttagtgacTAAGCACTGCTGTGCAGTTTTAATACATTGCCGTAACAAACCACTGCATTGTTGTAAAGGCTGAAGAGGAAACCCTATCAATTAACATATCATTTTTACTCTTACTTATTGCAGTGATGTGTTCTTATCAATTAAAGGTCAACTTATTGTTAAAGTCATGCCATTATGAAGGCTCTCTTAAATTATCaggatcagattttttttttttgtagctaaTAGCCCGTTTATCTGCAAAAATAAATCACCTCtgcatgtgtttatttcatgGCTATTGTTTACAAGTGCACAAtgatagtttgtttatttattagagCTCTAGGGATTTTATTCCTGAACTATTCACTGTAAGAAGACATTACTTAACaaacaccaatcaggcataacattatgagcagtgagaggtgaagtgaataacactgatgatctcctcatcatggcacctgttagtgggtgggatatattaggcagcaagtgaacattttgtcctcaaagttgatgtgttagaagcaggaaaaatgggcaagcgtaaggatttgagcgagtttgaagaagggccaaattgtgatggctagatgactgaatcagagcatctccaaaactgcagctcttgtggggtgttcccggtctgcagtggtcagtatctatcaaaagtggtccaaggaaggaacagtggtgaaccggtgacagggtcatgggcggccaaggctcattgatgcacgcggggagtgaaggctggcccatgtgatccgatccaacagacgagctactgttgatcaaattgctgaagaagttaatgctggttctgatagaaaggtgtcagaatacacagtgcatgatggcagcaaaatggggaccaacccaatattaggcaggtggtcataatgttatgcctgatcagtgtaaatactAGTCTACAAAATCACTTTTATCAGATCTGGTGTTGAAATAACTCCATTCAGCTCAAGCCTTGAACAAGTCAATAATCAATACAAGAAGTCTGACACTGCTGGGTTGTGGATTTTACCATGTAACAAGATTAAAAAGTAACTGAGATATGCTTCACTGACCTCTCTTTGAAAACCACTGGTCTAGATAAGCAGATAGTTTCTAGCTCTTAAGAGACAGATCAATAAAACAAATGATCACTGCTGTGACTAGATGTAatttagaagaagaaaaggacaaATGTAATTTACAGGTAAGGAGAATAAGTTTGCTATGTTACAGGCAGGAACCACGTGTTGTGTTTAAGGACAGAAAGACCCCGGATATAAATAATCCTACCCGACAACAATGTCAGCGGTCACTGGAGGTTTTTTGCTCCTAGTGTTTCCTCCACGGACTTTGCGCCGGTCCCGTGTGATCCCTGTGATCGTCTACACACGCAGCAGTTTCCAGATGACAGACGGTCCACGTGAAATTTGCGTTACTCCATTTCCACGCCAAATTGAATGCTTAGCTAAACTAGCTAGCCCTTGAATGATTGTAAATCTAGTGCAGTGATGTTAATGCGTTAAAATATTATCTCCTATCGATTAGGTTAAAGCATCCTGATCATTATGAGAGGTTTCTCATAACCCGAATTCAGGACATTAGGGACAAACTTCCCACATGTCCATTTCACCGTCCAAGGCACTCATTACCGGTTGCGTCTCAAATCGATGTGAAGTTCCACCAACTAGGGATCTAAGGATGGATTTGAGGGAGGCTTTCAGCTCCAGTTCCTCGCGAATTATATTCTaatctatctgtttatttggTCTACGGCTAAAAACCCTGTCTCAGTATTAGAGACGCCGGAAACCAGAACAACCTTGTCAATGtcagtaacctgagctctgtCCATATAGGAAAAAAAGTCCGATTTGAAACACACCCATTATGTACACTCATCTGTTCTGTCGCATACGTATTGCGTCATTAGTACGCGGCAGTGGAACGTCAGTGAAAAGCCAAACGGTTTAGTTTACTGCTTAAACTGCAATTTAAGAATAAATGATTaagattataaatataataaaatagcagtattattacatatattatatttcataaaatgatataattttattgattattgttCCAATATTCttctttagaaaaaataaaatattcatactttatcattattgtcataattatattattataatataaatattatgaatGTAGTATAATTTAATCTATGGCCATCTCTGTTGTAATCTAAAAGTTTGCTTATTGCTGTGTTTACTCAATATATTTACTGTCTATTTAAACGCTAAGCATTTAATGGGTGTGTACAAACTGCTAGTGTTTTAAAGGAGACTTATTCGTCCTAACAAATCAAGGACAAGAAAAAGTAAAAGACTTTTATGTATGAGAGCAACTCCAAGTCTAAACTAACACAggatacatacactgatcaggcataacattatgagcactgagaggtgaagtgaataatactgattatctcctcatcatggcacctgttagtgggtgggatatattaggcaacaagtgaacattttgtcctcaaagttgatgtgttagaagcagaaaaaatgggcaaacgtaaggatttgagcgagtttgacaagggccaaattgtgatcctgaagtttgctgacgacaccACCCTCATCGGCCTCATCTCTGATGGGGATGAGTCTGCCTACAGGAGTGAGATGGACCATCTGGTGTCATGGTGTAGCATGAACAACCTGGAGCTCAACTCTCTTAGGACAATGGAGATGATAGTGGATTTCAGGAAGGACCCAGTCCCCCTCCCCACATC comes from the Hemibagrus wyckioides isolate EC202008001 linkage group LG03, SWU_Hwy_1.0, whole genome shotgun sequence genome and includes:
- the slc25a16 gene encoding graves disease carrier protein, with the translated sequence MATEASVSSAGRSPIAGGNTVQRDYYYFLRSFVAGGVAGCCAKTTIAPLDRVKILLQAHNPHYKHLGVFATLRAVPKKEGFLGLYKGNGAMMVRIFPYGAIQFMAFDNYKKFLSTRLGISGHVHRLMAGSMAGMTAVICTYPLDVVRARLAFQVTGEHRYTGIGNAFQTIYLKEGGIPGFYRGLIPTIIGMAPYAGFSFFTFGTLKSLGLAHFPDLLGKPSLDNPEVLVLKTHINLLCGGVAGAIAQTISYPLDVARRRMQLGAALPDADKHLSLSKTLKHVYNQYGIKKGLYRGLSLNYIRCVPSQAVAFTTYEFMKQVLHLN